In Desulfobacterales bacterium, the genomic stretch TTGGCAGGATATGGAGGCGGACTATCATTTTTCCTGCCAGTTTACCGCGGATCTTTTGGCCATGAACAAGTCTGATTTTATCATTACCAGCACTTACCAGGAGATCGCCGGCACGGAGTCCCGGTTCGGCCAGTATGAGTCCTACCAGTTCTACACCATGCCCGGTCTCCATCAGGTGGTAAATGGGATCAACCTGTTTAACCCCAAGTTTAACGTGGTGCCGCCCGGGGTGGATGAGGCCAATTATTTTCCCTATTATGAAACGGACAAGCGGCCCACGAGCAAAACCAGCTATTGGCAAAACCGCCTGTTTACAGAGGAATCGGCGGATATCCACGGGTATCTGGAAAACCCGGAACAGATTCCCATTTTTACCATGGCACGGCTCGACCGGATCAAAAATATCACCGGGCTGGTGGAGGCGTTCGGCCAGCATCCGGAGCTTCGCAAGCACTGCAACCTGATCGTGGCCGCCGGCACCATCCACGTGGAAGAATCCCAGGATAATGAAGAGCGCAGTGAAATCCAGCGCATGTATGAGTTGATCGGCACATACGGTCTGCACGGCCATATCCGCTGGCTGCCCAGCGTGCCAAAACAGGAAACCGGCGAGGTCTACCGGATTATTGCCGACAACCAGGGGTTTTTCGTGCAGCCGGCCTTATTTGAGGCCTTCGGCCTGACTATCCTGGAGGCCATGCAGTGCGGCCTGCCCACGTTCGGTCCCATTTTCGGCGGGCCTTCCGAAATTATTGTGGACCGGCAAAGCGGTTTTCTGATGAATACCAGCAAGCCGGAATTAATCGCGGATGTGCTTTGGGAGTTTATCCGGGACTGTCATGAGGATGAAAACTGCTGGCCGCAGATCTCAGAGAACAGCATGGCCCGGGTCAGGGAAAAGTTCACCTGGCATTTATACAGTGATAAGCTGATCCGCCTGACCAAACTCTACGGCTTCTGGCGCTACACCGAGTCCCAGGCGGGCATGATCAAAATGGACCGCTACTGTGAGCTTTTATACCATCTGTTCTTAAAAGCCCGGGCCGAGTCAATTGCAAACTAGCCGGCCTCCCCGGCTGATTGGCGCTTTTTGCCGAACGGATGGGCCCATTTAATCAGGATGGGGGTGATAAAGTAGTCAGCCAGAAGCGCCGAGGTGATGCCCAGAATGATCAGTACGCCTAAATTGACCATGATATGCAGGTTCGAAAACCCGTAGATGCTGAATGCGACCACGATGATGGTGGTTGTTATAAACAGGGCCCGTCCCACCACTTTTAGGGCACAGGCCGTGGCCTGAAAATAATCCTGCGTATGGTGGAATTCGCTTTTGATATAATCCAGGAAATGGATGGTGTCATCCACGGACAACCCGAGAATCATCGGGGCAATGGTAATGGTCAGAAAATCAAGCGGCGTGTGGGTCAGCCCCATAAACCCGCCGACCACCAGCAGGGGCGTAATATTCGGAATCAGTCCGATCATGCCCAGTTTAACGCTTCTGAACACAATGATCATTAGAATAGCGATCACGCTTAAGGCGATGCCCAGGGAATAGATCTGGCCTCTGGCCACATAATGGTTTAAGGCCGCATATTCCGGCATCCCGCCGGTGATGGTAATTTCCGCCTCGGGAAACAATTCATGCGCGGTTTTTTGGAGGAAATCCATCTCACGGACGGTTTCCTGGGCGTTTAAGTCATTGGTGCCCACCTGAAGCCTTATCATGGAATAATTATCACTGACCCAGCGCGAGAGGTCGGGGCCTTTGCCAAGCATTTCATACTCCATGAAAATTTCGCCAAGCCCGATAAATTTGTCCGGCAGCCGATAGTAGGCATCATCGCCCCCATGCTTCAGCCGGTTCATTTCTTTTAAAATCCCCAGAATCGAGTAGGTATTTTTGGTGAGCGTGAGATCCTGGACCTTCTGGGTATAAATTTGAAAATTTTTCAAGATATTGGGGTTTTTTACCGCATTCGGCCGTTTAAAATCCAGGATCACGTTGTAGGTATTAAAAACGCCGAGATCGGATTCGGCAATATCTAACAGCCGGTTCACATAGGGGACGTTCGGTCCATAGGTGTTTTCCGTGTCAATGTTTATTTCGATTTTTGTCAGGCCGTAGGTGCAGAATAGAAGAATGCAGACATATACCAGCATGACCGTTTTGGTGTGATTAAAAATCCAGCGGGTGAGGCTGACAAAATATTTATCACTCCACAATACCGGCGTTTTGGGTCCTTCCAAAGGGGCGGCCCGGTTTTTGCCAAAGCTTAAGAGGATGGGGGCCAGGATCATCAACAGCAGATAGCTGCAGAATATCAGGGCTGCCGATGTGGTGCCCAGCCAATGGATGGGGGTCAGCTGAATGGCCAGAAAGGAGAGCAGGGCGCCGATGGTGGTTAATGCGGAAAAACAGATCGGCCAGCCCGCCCGCCGGACCGCCCGGTATACCGCTTCCTTCCGGCTGCCGTTGGCGCGGAATTCCCGGTTGAAGTAGTTGAACAGGTGGATGGAGTAACTAATGGAAATCGCCAGGATCAAAACCACCGGCACGCTGAAAAGCAGGGCGTTTACACTGATGTTTAGAAATCCCATGATGCCGAACACGATGACAAGCGAAATCCCGGCCATCAAAAACGGGGTTAAAACACCGCGGACGGAGCGCAAAAAAAGGGTCAGGACGATAACCGCCAGGATGACCGCGGCCGTCATCAGGCGGCTGGATTCGTACTTGGTGAATACGAGCTCTTCATACACCAAGACCGGCCAGCCCGTGGGCTGGATATTAAATTTTTGGTATTCGGGCTGTGAGAGGATCTCCAGGGCTTTTTTGCCCACGGCATTGGTGGGAGACAGGTGCTGGGCATCCTTCCAGTCCGCTGGGTAGGGCTTTAGCTGCAAAACCAGCCAGGCTTCGGTGCCGTCCCGGGATACGAATTTATCAGCCAGGAATTCCTTGGACATGGCCGTTTTTCGGATGCCCTCGATTGCCTCCGGATCGCTCGGCACGGGATCGGGCACCAGTTGATCGAGGGTGATGCGGCCGTTTTCCGGGCGGGCGTAGATGATATCGGTAAGTGAGATGACCTCGTCGGCAAACGGTACCTTGGCTTCCAATTCCCGGCCAAGCGACTGCATCATCCGAAGGATTTCCGGTTTGAAGATGTTATCGGACCTTATGAGGCAGGCCACAAAATCGCTGTTGCCGAAGTGCTCATTAAATTCCTGCTTTTTGGCAAAAAGCGGGGAGTCCTTTGGAAAGTAATTTTCAATCGAGGTGTCGAATTCGAGCCGGGGCAGCCCTAGTGCGGAAATAAGGAAAACG encodes the following:
- a CDS encoding efflux RND transporter permease subunit → MPEKHQAPIENWFEHISRKIIRFRFLWLVLIAAVFLISALGLPRLEFDTSIENYFPKDSPLFAKKQEFNEHFGNSDFVACLIRSDNIFKPEILRMMQSLGRELEAKVPFADEVISLTDIIYARPENGRITLDQLVPDPVPSDPEAIEGIRKTAMSKEFLADKFVSRDGTEAWLVLQLKPYPADWKDAQHLSPTNAVGKKALEILSQPEYQKFNIQPTGWPVLVYEELVFTKYESSRLMTAAVILAVIVLTLFLRSVRGVLTPFLMAGISLVIVFGIMGFLNISVNALLFSVPVVLILAISISYSIHLFNYFNREFRANGSRKEAVYRAVRRAGWPICFSALTTIGALLSFLAIQLTPIHWLGTTSAALIFCSYLLLMILAPILLSFGKNRAAPLEGPKTPVLWSDKYFVSLTRWIFNHTKTVMLVYVCILLFCTYGLTKIEINIDTENTYGPNVPYVNRLLDIAESDLGVFNTYNVILDFKRPNAVKNPNILKNFQIYTQKVQDLTLTKNTYSILGILKEMNRLKHGGDDAYYRLPDKFIGLGEIFMEYEMLGKGPDLSRWVSDNYSMIRLQVGTNDLNAQETVREMDFLQKTAHELFPEAEITITGGMPEYAALNHYVARGQIYSLGIALSVIAILMIIVFRSVKLGMIGLIPNITPLLVVGGFMGLTHTPLDFLTITIAPMILGLSVDDTIHFLDYIKSEFHHTQDYFQATACALKVVGRALFITTTIIVVAFSIYGFSNLHIMVNLGVLIILGITSALLADYFITPILIKWAHPFGKKRQSAGEAG